The following are encoded in a window of Schistocerca nitens isolate TAMUIC-IGC-003100 chromosome 9, iqSchNite1.1, whole genome shotgun sequence genomic DNA:
- the LOC126204198 gene encoding craniofacial development protein 2-like, translating to MAVFNTKFSGVSSPPVRSPGGTVLSNAVTKKRLSLKDSINACNVKMMAQAGKISNAIQEMESMSIKIMGISEMRWPGSGSCNIKEHRIYYSGTCNGQYKSGVGFIVLKAIAECVNNCVPVLERVILLQISTLPAQLNIIEVYAPTTDHSDEEVAECYSQISGVLQHLPKKDLTIIIEILMPK from the coding sequence ATGGCTGTGTTCAATACAAAATTTTCTGGAGTTTCAAGTCCCCCAGTCAGATCTCCAGGGGGGACAGTTTTGAGCAACGCTGTCACAAAGAAGAGATTATCATTGAAAGATAGTATAAATGCATGTAATGTGAAGATGATGGCTCAggctggaaaaatcagcaatgcaATCCAAGAAATGGAAAGTATGAGCATTAAGATCATGGGCATTAGTGAAATGCGATGGCCAGGTTCAGGTTCTTGTAACATCAAAGAACACAGAATTTACTACTCAGGAACTTGTAATGGACAGTATAAGTCTGGAGTAGGATTTATAGTATTGAAAGCAATTGCAGAATGTGTCAATAATTGTGTACCTGTTTTAGAGAGAGTGATATTACTCCAGATAAGTACTCTACCTGCACAACTGAACATTATTGAGGTCTATGCTCCAACAACAGACCATAGTGATGAAGAAGTTGCAGAATGTTATTCCCAAATCTCAGGTGTTTTGCAACATCTACCAAAGAAAGATCTTACAATAATTAtagagattttaatgccaaaatag